A genomic region of Podarcis raffonei isolate rPodRaf1 chromosome 13, rPodRaf1.pri, whole genome shotgun sequence contains the following coding sequences:
- the LOC128399105 gene encoding tigger transposable element-derived protein 1-like — protein sequence MGPKKTAAAEAGERKKEKVTLEMKKEIIRKHDGGMRVTDLAREYGRNPSTIGTILKMREKIMATDAAKGVTRIVKNRPAVLEEVEKLLLIWLEEKQRAGDTVTEAVICEKAKALHADLVREQPGTSGEPEVFKASRGWFDRFKTRSGIHSVVRHGEAASSDVPAAEDFAAEFLEVVKTEGYVPQQVFNCDETGLFWKRMPKRTFITQEEAKLPGHKPMEDRLTLLFCANASGDLKIKPLLVYHSENPPAFKRHKIDKEQLSVMWRSNSKAWVTRVLFVDWVNLAFGPAVKQYLLDNDLLLKALLLMDNAPAHPKGLEVDLLEEFSFIRIMFLPPNTTPLLQPMDQQVIANFKKLYTKELFRRCFEVTDCTTITLREFWKDHFDIVTCLKMITTAWNGISQRNLNCAWRSLWPDCVAPSDSDAPESTVVQDIVALGRTMGLEVTEEDVCELVEEHDHELTTQELVELQGP from the exons atgggacccaagaagactgctgctgcagaggccggcgagaggaagaaggagaaggtgacgctggaaatgaagaaggagatcatccggaagcacgacggcgGAATGCGTGTGacggacctcgccagggagtacggcaggaatccatcaaccatcgggaccatcctgaagatgagggagaagatcatggcgactgatgcagccaagggagtcaccaggatcgtgaagaaccgcccagctgttctggaggaggtcgagaagttgctgctcatctggttagaagagaagcagcgtgcaggggacacagtgactgaggccgtcatttgcgagaaggccaaggccttgcacgcagacctcgtccgggaacagccaggaacctcaggcgagccagaagtcttcaaggcaagcagaggttggtttgaccggttcaagacaagatctggaatccacagcgtggtcaggcatggagaggctgccagttctgatgttcctgcggctgaagactttgcagcggagttcctggaggttgtgaagacggagggctacgttccacagcaggtcttcaactgcgacgagaccgggctgttttggaagaggatgcccaaaaggactttcatcacacaggaggaggccaagttgcctggccacaagcccatggaggaccgtctgaccctgctcttctgtgccaacgcaagcggcgacctgaagatcaagcccctgctggtgtaccactcggagaacccaccgGCCTTCAAGAGACACAAgatcgacaaggagcagctgagtgtcatgtggcgatccaacagcaaggcttgggtcacacgtgtgctgtttgtggactgggtcaatcttgcttttggccctgctgtcaaacagtacctgctggacaacgacctgctgctgaaggctttgcttctgatggacaatgctcctgctcatcctaaaggccttgaggtggacttgttggaggagttcagcttcatcagaatcatgttcctgccgcctaacaccacgccactgctccagccgatggatcagcaggtcatcgccaatttcaaaaaactctacaccaaggagcttttcaggcgatgcttcgaggtgactgactgcaccaccatcaccctgcgggaattctggaaggaccacttcgacatcgtcacctgcttgaagatgatcaccacggcctggaatgggatcagccagagaaatttgaattgcgcttggcgcagcctgtggccagactgtgtggcaccaagtgactctgatgcaccagagtcaacagtggtgcaggacattgttgccttggggaggaccatgggcctggaggtcacagaggaggacgtctgcgagctggtggaggagcacgaccatgagctgaccacccaggagctggttgaactgcag GGGCCATAG
- the LOC128399102 gene encoding olfactory receptor 49-like, whose product MKYNQTTVSEFILLGFTDIRELQLLLFATLLFSYLLAILGNAVIITVAQIDHRLHTPMYFFLQNFSFLEIGFTTAIIPQTLVHLSTGNKNITYNGCMLQSLFYIQLGTTEFFLLAVMSYDRYVAICNPLRYPAIMNHYLCITLVVFCWVGSFLLILGPSMLFGQFPICKSNVLDHFFCDNPPLIKLLCGDTSQLEFFGFITAVLSVLGSLTITVMSYVKIIQTILHFPTATGRQKAFSTCASHFIVVSITYGSCIFLYIKPTQSSKVEFGKMVAVLNTVVSPLLNPFIYSLRNKQVQEALRNLFGQLKTIAKGPGTI is encoded by the coding sequence ATGAAGTACAACCAAACAACAGTCAGTGAGTTTATCCTTCTGGGCTTCACCGACATCCGTGAACTGCAGCTCCTGTTATTCGCCACCCTTCTCTTTTCCTACCTTCTCGCCATCCTAGGCAATGCTGTGATTATCACTGTTGCTCAAATAGATCACCGGCTACACACCCCTATGTATTTCTTCCTCCAGAATTTCTCTTTCTTGGAAATTGGCTTCACCACAGCAATAATTCCTCAAACCTTGGTCCATCTTTCAACCGGCAATAAAAACATCACTTACAATGGTTGCATGTTACAGTCCTTATTTTATATCCAACTGGGAACTACCGAGTTCTTCCTCTTAGCTGTCATGTCCTATGATCGATATGTAGCCATCTGCAATCCCTTGCGATATCCAGCCATCATGAACCATTACTTATGCATCACGCTGGTTGTGTTTTGTTGGGTTGGCAGTTTTCTCCTGATCCTTGGTCCATCAATGCTTTTCGGACAGTTTCCAATATGCAAGTCCAACGTCCTTGACCACTTCTTCTGTGACAATCCACCGTTGATCAAACTCCTTTGTGGAGACACATCACAGTTGGAATTCTTTGGGTTCATCActgctgtgctttctgtgctgggAAGCTTGACAATTACAGTAATGTCATATGTCAAGATAATCCAAACCATCTTACATTTCCCCACTGCCACAGGGAGACAGAAGGCCTTTTCCACTTGTGCCTCTCACTTCATTGTGGTGTCCATCACCTACGGGAGCTGCATCTTCCTTTATATCAAACCAACACAGAGCAGCAAAGTGGAGTTTGGCAAAATGGTGGCCGTCCTCAATACTGTTGTGTCCCCTTTGCTCAACCCTTTCATCTACAGCTTGAGGAACAAACAGGTTCAGGAGGCCTTGAGAAATTTGTTTGGGCAACTCAAAACCATTGCTAAGGGACCAGGGACCATCTGA
- the LOC128399103 gene encoding olfactory receptor 6M1-like, whose translation MGFCEYKQRRLLNLEPRNHSKLEQVTEFILIGFQLPRCLELFIFVVLLLSFLLTLAGNIAIITLVRLDQRLQTPMYFFLCNLSLMEVFFVISIIPKMLVNMVSLNKAISFLGCVAQCYFYFSFATSETILIAVMAFDRYVAICRPLRYAIIMNGWVCTYLVLGCWMGGFLSILAPIILLSYLSYCGSNIIDHFFCDYAPMIKLSCNDVYALLAVETALSSVVLLGSLTVTVVSYVYIITTILCMHSTKGRQKTFSTCASHITVASIFYGSSIFMYSLPNQGRSQAVQMAFAVLTSVVTPLLNPFIYTLRNQKVKEALKDCLRRWNEWK comes from the exons ATGGGGTTCTGTGAGTATAAACAAAGGAGATTG CTCAATCTGGAGCCAAGAAATCATAGCAAACTGGAGCAGGTGACAGAGTTCATTTTGATTGGCTTCCAACTTCCTAGGTGCTTGGAGCTCTTCATTTTTGTGGTGCTTCTTCTCAGTTTCCTGCTAACATTAGCTGGGAATATTGCCATCATCACACTGGTACGTCTGGACCAGCGTCTCCAAACCCCCATGTACTTTTTCCTCTGTAACCTCTCACTCATGGAGGTCTTCTTTGTCATATCTATCATCCCCAAGATGCTGGTGAACATGGTTTCTCTGAACAAAGCTATCTCTTTCTTGGGCTGTGTGGCCCAGTGCTATTTCTACTTCTCCTTTGCTACCAGTGAAACCATCCTTATTGCCGTGATGGCCTTTGATCGCTATGTTGCCATCTGCAGACCACTTCGCTATGCCATCATCATGAATGGATGGGTCTGCACCTACTTGGTCCTGGGTTGCTGGATGGGTGGCTTCCTTTCTATCCTTGCCCCAATCATTTTGCTCTCTTACCTTTCCTACTGTGGCTCTAATATTATAGACCATTTCTTCTGTGACTATGCCCCAATGATAAAACTTTCCTGCAATGACGTGTATGCTCTCCTGGCTGTGGAGACTGCCCTGTCCTCAGTGGTGCTCCTGGGCTCTTTAACGGTCACTGTTGTCTCTTATGTCTACATCATCACAACCATCTTATGCATGCATTCCACCAAAGGTCGGCAAAAGACATTTTCTACCTGTGCATCTCACATCACTGTTGCCTCCATCTTTTATGGCAGTTCAATCTTTATGTACTCTTTGCCCAATCAGGGACGTTCTCAGGCTGTCCAGATGGCATTTGCTGTCCTtacctcagtggtgacaccattACTAAACCCATTTATTTATACTCTAAGGAATCAGAAGGTCAAAGAGGCCTTAAAAGACTGTTTAAGGAGGTGGAATGAGTGGAAATAA
- the LOC128399104 gene encoding olfactory receptor 6M1-like: MCLHLPILQLKLWLRNQSSVDQVSEFILIGFHLPRPLEVFFSVVLLLVFLLTLAGNFTIITLVCLDQRLQTPMYFFLCNLSLLEVLFVLSITPKMLVNLLSMNKAISFLGCVSQCYFYFFLGTTETILIAVMAFDRYAAICKPLRYTIIMNGWVCINLVLGCWIGGFLSTLGPIILLFNLSFCGSNTIDHFFCDYAPMIKLSCNDVHFQLALENVLSSVVLLSSLFVTVVSYIYVIVTILRMHSAKGRQKTFSTCAAHITVASIFFGSAIFMYSLPSQGFSRQIQKVVAVFTAIVTPLLNPFIYSLRNEKVKEAFKDCLRKWAFSQ, translated from the coding sequence ATGTGTCTTCACTTGCCGATTTTGCAACTGAAACTGTGGTTGAGGAATCAGAGCAGCGTAGACCAGGTGTCTGAGTTCATCTTAATTGGCTTCCATCTTCCTAGGCCATTGGAGGTATTTTTTTCTGTGGTGTTGCTTCTTGTTTTCCTGTTAACGCTAGCTGGGAATTTCACCATCATCACACTGGTATGTCTGGACCAGCGCCTCCAAACCCCCATGTACTTTTTCCTTTGCAACCTCTCCCTCCTGGAGGTCCTCTTTGTCTTGTCAATCACCCCCAAGATGCTGGTGAACCTCCTTTCCATGAACAAAGCCATCTCTTTCTTGGGCTGTGTGTCTCAGTGCTATTTCTACTTCTTTCTTGGAACCACGGAAACCATCCTTATTGCTGTGATGGCCTTTGATCGCTATGCTGCCATCTGCAAACCTCTTCGCTATACCATCATCATGAATGGTTGGGTCTGCATCAATTTGGTCTTGGGTTGCTGGATTGGTGGTTTCCTCTCTACACTTGGCCCCATCATTTTGCTCTTCAACCTATCCTTCTGTGGCTCTAACACTATAGACCATTTCTTCTGTGACTATGCCCCAATGATAAAGCTTTCTTGCAATGATGTACATTTCCAATTGGCTCTGGAGAATGTCTTGTCCTCAGTGGTGCTCCTGAGCTCTTTGTTTGTCACTGTCGTCTCTTACATCTATGTCATTGTCACCATCTTGCGCATGCACTCTGCCAAAGGTCGACAAAAGACATTTTCCACCTGTGCTGCTCATATCACTGTTGCCTCCATCTTTTTTGGCAGTGCAATTTTCATGTACTCTTTACCTAGCCAAGGATTTTCTCGGCAGATACAGAAGGTAGTTGCAGTTTTTACTGCCATTGTAACACCGTTACTAAACCCTTTTATTTATAGTCTAAGGAATGAGAAGGTCAAGGAGGCCTTCAAAGACTGTCTGAGGAAGTGGGCATTCTCACAATGA